The Streptomyces sp. NBC_00510 genomic interval GCGCCGCCGAGTTCGCAGCCGACGACGTCGGTGTTGGTGTACGGGCGGAAGTACGCGGTGTGGCTGGCGGCCTGCAGCCGCTTGGCGACGGACTCGTCACGGCAGGCGACCACGCTCGCGGCGGGCTGCCGCGCGGCGATCTCCTTGGCCAGGTTGGGGCCGGACAGCACGGCGACCCGCTCCGGGCCCGCCTTGGCGACCTCCTCGATGACCTCGCTCATCCGCTTGGCCGTGCCGAGTTCGACGCCCTTCATCAGGCTGACCAGCACGGAGTCGCGGGGCAGCAGCGACTGCCACTCGGCCAGGTTGCCGCGCAGCGTCTGCGACGGTACGGAGAGGATCACGAACTCCGCGTCCCGGGCGGCCTCGGCGGGGTCGGTGGTGGCCCGGATCGACTCCGGCAGCTCGGTCCCGGGCAGGTAGTACGGGTTGGTGCGCGTGCTGTTGACGGCCTCGATCACCTCGGGGCGGCGGCCCCACATGGTGACCTGGGCACCCGCGTCGGCGAGGACCATCGCGAAGGCGGTGCCCCAGGAGCCCGCGCCGTAGACCGCGCAGCGCGTAGTCACTTGGTGCTGCCTTTCTGCTTGCGCGGGTCGAAGCGCTCGGCGGGCGGCGTCTGACCGCGCAGTTCGCCCAGCAGCTCGCTGACCGCGGCCATGATGGTGTCGGTGGCGTCCTTGAGTACCTCGACGCTGGCCTCCTGTCCGTAGAAGGCCGACAGGTCCACCGGCGGCCCGGCGACGACCCGCAGCGTCTTGCGCGGGAAGAGGCGGAGCTTCTTCTCCTTGGCGTACGGCGGCATGACCTCGTTGGCGCCCCACTGGGCGACCGGGATCACGGGGGCCTTGGTCATCAGCGCGACCCGGGCGACGCCCGTCTTGCCCACCATCGGCCACATCTCGGGGTCGCGGGTCAGCGTGCCCTCCGGGTAGAAGGCGACACACTCGCCGGAGTTGATGGCGTCCACCGCGGCCCGGAAGGCGTTGGCGGCGTCGGTGCTCTCCCGGTAGACGGGGATCTGGCCGGTGCCGCGCAGGATCGCGCCGACGAAGGCGGGCTTGAACAGCGGCGCCTTCGCGAGGAAGCGGGGGACCCGCCCGCTGTTGTACTGGAAATGCGCGTACGACAGCGGGTCGAGGTACGAGTTGTGGTTGACCGCCGTGATGAATCCGCCCTCGACCGGAATGTGGTCCATTCCGCGCCAGTCCCGCTTGAAGAGAACGACCAGCGGCGGTTTGGCGATGACGGCTGCGAGCCGGTACCAGAAGCCGATTCTGCGGCGGGACACCAGAACTCCTCCTCGTTCCGCCGCCGACCCGGGATCACCGGATCGCGGCCTGCTGTGGTCGGCGGCACCGTACGGCCGGTGCGGCCGCACAAGTGTCGCCGGTAGGGCCACCGTAACGCCAGGGCGAAAGGCCCTCGGGGTGCTCCCCGGCGGAAGCACCGAGGCCAGGAGGCCCGGGCACGTACCAGGGAGATCGTGCACCCGGAGGCGGGCCGCCGGGAAGGGGGGTTGGGGGCAGGGTGGCGGTGGGCCCGGGGGACCCGAGCACAATAGTTCGGTGTCACCACCCGTGGAATGGTCGCTCGTCGTCCCGCTGAAGCCGCTGGCCGCCGCCAAGAGCCGCCTCGCGGAGGCCGTCGGCCCCGTGCGGCCCGGGCTGGCACTGGCCTTCGCGCAGGACACGGTGGCCGCCGCCCTCTCCTGCGAGGCGGTACGAAATGTGACGGTCGTCACCGATGATCCGCTCGCCGGGGCCGCGCTGTCGGCCCTCGGGGCGCGCGTCCAGGCGGACTCCCCGGCGGCCGGGCTCAACGCCGCGCTGCGGCACGGCGCCGAGGTGGTCCGCAGACGCCACCCCACGGCGGCCGTGGCGGCCCTGAACGCCGATCTCCCGGCCTTGCGGCCCGCCGAACTGGCAGCGGTGCTCCGCGCGGCCGCGCGGCGCCCAGGACGGTCGTTTCTGGCCGACGCGGCCGGAATCGGCACCACGCTGCTGGCGGCCACCGCCGGGACCGCCCTCGCGCCGGCCTTCGGGGGACCCTCACGGGCCCGCCACCGGGCTTCCGGCGCCCACGAGATCGTCCTGCCGGACGTGGACTCCGTGCGCCGGGACGTGGATACGGGCGAGGACCTGGCCGCCGCCCTGGTGCTGGGGGTCGGGCCGCACACGCGGGCGCTGCTGCGGCCCGGACTTCGGGCGGCTCCGCAGGAGGGTCCCGCGGTGCCCGGGCCCGCCGGGTGGCCGGCCGCGGGCGCACCGGCCCCGGGAAGCGGTGCCCGATAGGCTGAGGCCCATGCAGGCCACCGCGTACACCTACGACCCCGAGACCCGCGCCGGCAGCGTGCTGCTGGACGACGGGACGCCGCTGCCGTTCGACGCGGCGGCGTTCGACGCCGGGGGCTTGCGGCTGCTGCGGCCCGGTCAGCGGGTGCGGATCCGCACCGAGGGCAGCGGGGACGGGCGCCGGGTGGTGTTCGTGACGCTGCAGACCTTCCCCGACCCGGGGGCCTGAGCACATGACGGCACGGGCCGGGTGCCCCTGAGTCAGGGGTACCCGGCCCGTCGGCGTGTGCGGGTCCGCGGAATCGTTACCGCTTCGCGGTCCGCTTGGTGGCGGTCTTCCGGGCCGCCGACTTGGCGGGCGCTTTCTTGGCCGGGGCGGTCTTCTTGGCGGTCGCCTTCTTCGCCGTGGTCTTCTTGGCGGCCGCCTTCTTCGCCGTCGTCGCCTTGGCAGTGGTGGCCTTCTTGGCCGTGGCCTTGGCGGCGGTGGTCTTCTTGGCCGTGGCCGCCTTGGCAGCGGTGGCCTTCTTCGCCGTCGTCTTCTTCGCGGCGGCCTTCTTGGTGGTGGCCTTGGCGGTGACGCCTCCGCTCAGGCTGCCCTTGGGCGCCTTCTTGACGGAGACCTCTCCGACCTTGGGGAGCTTCTTCGACCCGCTGACCAGGTCCTT includes:
- a CDS encoding NAD(P)-dependent glycerol-3-phosphate dehydrogenase produces the protein MTTRCAVYGAGSWGTAFAMVLADAGAQVTMWGRRPEVIEAVNSTRTNPYYLPGTELPESIRATTDPAEAARDAEFVILSVPSQTLRGNLAEWQSLLPRDSVLVSLMKGVELGTAKRMSEVIEEVAKAGPERVAVLSGPNLAKEIAARQPAASVVACRDESVAKRLQAASHTAYFRPYTNTDVVGCELGGAVKNVIGLAVGIADGMGLGDNTKGSLITRGLAETTRLGIALGADPLTFSGLAGLGDLVATCSSPLSRNHTFGFNLGKGMTLEETIAVTRQTAEGVKSCESVLDLARRHGVDMPITETVVDIVHNGKQPVVAVKELMSRSAKSER
- a CDS encoding 1-acyl-sn-glycerol-3-phosphate acyltransferase, which translates into the protein MSRRRIGFWYRLAAVIAKPPLVVLFKRDWRGMDHIPVEGGFITAVNHNSYLDPLSYAHFQYNSGRVPRFLAKAPLFKPAFVGAILRGTGQIPVYRESTDAANAFRAAVDAINSGECVAFYPEGTLTRDPEMWPMVGKTGVARVALMTKAPVIPVAQWGANEVMPPYAKEKKLRLFPRKTLRVVAGPPVDLSAFYGQEASVEVLKDATDTIMAAVSELLGELRGQTPPAERFDPRKQKGSTK
- the cofC gene encoding 2-phospho-L-lactate guanylyltransferase, which gives rise to MEWSLVVPLKPLAAAKSRLAEAVGPVRPGLALAFAQDTVAAALSCEAVRNVTVVTDDPLAGAALSALGARVQADSPAAGLNAALRHGAEVVRRRHPTAAVAALNADLPALRPAELAAVLRAAARRPGRSFLADAAGIGTTLLAATAGTALAPAFGGPSRARHRASGAHEIVLPDVDSVRRDVDTGEDLAAALVLGVGPHTRALLRPGLRAAPQEGPAVPGPAGWPAAGAPAPGSGAR
- a CDS encoding HU family DNA-binding protein; translated protein: MNKAQLVEAIADKLGGRQQAADAVDAVLDAIVRATVSGDRVSVTGFGSFEKVERPARYARNPQTGERVRVKKTSVPRFRAGQGFKDLVSGSKKLPKVGEVSVKKAPKGSLSGGVTAKATTKKAAAKKTTAKKATAAKAATAKKTTAAKATAKKATTAKATTAKKAAAKKTTAKKATAKKTAPAKKAPAKSAARKTATKRTAKR